The following are encoded together in the Gammaproteobacteria bacterium genome:
- a CDS encoding DUF4391 domain-containing protein translates to MSAIFDYPKQSEFGRIVAKNKIYDRVKPSRKIQDAFVSQIGKIIWKYKLAPKTTNLSETTRVKEIEVFEVALKTEILDVSVLRCIDKAIAHPIIFHLTYADKVKVIATYKRPSEADTSKWVIGDEYFETDWMPEDSERQKLPVVLNLSRLYEHILRELIPLQSQKNESLENHIERMEQVMTKDKEHKKLEALMNKEKQFNRKVEMNAELRALNSELEQLKHGAKA, encoded by the coding sequence TGATCGAGTAAAGCCTAGCCGTAAAATTCAGGATGCATTCGTATCACAAATTGGAAAAATCATCTGGAAATATAAACTCGCACCAAAAACAACCAACCTTTCGGAGACAACCAGAGTCAAAGAAATAGAAGTGTTTGAGGTGGCTTTAAAAACAGAGATTTTAGATGTAAGTGTTTTACGATGCATCGATAAAGCGATTGCTCACCCAATTATTTTTCACCTGACTTACGCAGATAAGGTAAAAGTCATTGCGACATATAAACGCCCTAGTGAAGCGGATACCAGTAAATGGGTGATTGGTGATGAATATTTTGAAACAGACTGGATGCCAGAAGATAGTGAGCGACAAAAACTCCCAGTGGTGCTTAACCTATCTCGTTTATATGAGCATATCTTGCGTGAACTGATACCTCTGCAATCACAAAAAAATGAGAGCTTAGAAAATCATATAGAGCGAATGGAACAAGTGATGACCAAAGATAAAGAACATAAAAAGCTGGAAGCACTGATGAACAAAGAAAAACAATTTAACCGTAAGGTAGAGATGAATGCAGAACTGCGGGCATTAAATAGTGAATTAGAACAATTAAAGCATGGCGCAAAAGCATAA